GGCCAGCACCGCCGTCAGGTCGGTGCGGTGCTGCAGGAGCCCGGCCGCCGCCGCGTAGGCCGAGTCGCGGGTGGCGCGCGCCCGCACGATCAGCTCCTCCTCGACCGGCAGCCCGAGCGCGGCCATCGCCTCGCGGAAGCCCCGCACCCGCTGCTCCTGGCCGTGCCGCGCGAGGAAGGCGACGCGGCGGTGGCCGAGCCCGGCCAGGTACTCGACCGCCGTGCGCATGCCGGAGCGGTCGTCGGCCACGACGGCGGGGACGTCCTCGCGTCCCCGGACCGGCCGCTCGGCGAACACGACGCTCAGCCCGGCGCGGAAGGCCGGGCCCCACATCTCGCCGTCGCCGGAGGGCACGGCGATCACGCGTTCCACGCTCTCCTCGATGAGGGAGCCGATCAGCTCGGCCTCCCGCTCGGGGTCGTCGCGGGTGGCGCCGATCATCACCGGTTCGCCCGCCGCCTGCGCGCAGGTGAGCACGCCGTCGGCCAGCCGGGCGTAGAAGGTGTCGGTGATGTCCGGCACGAGCAGGCCGATGCCGCCGGTCCGCCTGCGGCGGAGGTTGCGGCCGAGCGCGCTCGGGCGGTAGTCGAGCCGCGCCGCGGCGGCCAGGACCTTCTCGCGCGTCGCCGGGCTCGCCGACCCTCCCGACAGCACCCGCGACACGGTCGCGACCCCGACCTCCGCCGCCTCGGCCACGTCCTTGATCGTCGTACGCCGCTGCTCGCTCATCCGCATGGAAACGATTCCATCATGGTTTCCATGGGTCGGCCAAGCCCGCACCGGCATCCGAAGAGGTGAAGCGCCTATTTTTCTGGAGGGCTTGACAGAGATGTCCGGTTCAGATGAGATTCATGAAAACGTATCCACATCCGGCGGCACCCCGGACGCACGAAGGACTGCCATGGCATCAATCGTTCTGCGCAACGTCGACAAGATCTACGCCGGCGGAGTGAAGGCCGTGAACGGCCTCAACCTGGAGATCAGGGACGGCGAGTTCATGGTGCTCGTGGGCCCGTCGGGATGTGGCAAGTCCACCGCGCTGCGCATGATCGCCGGACTTGAGGACATCAGCGGCGGCGAGATCTCCATCGGCGACCGGGTGGTCAACCACCTGCCGCCGAAGGACCGCGACATCGCGATGGTCTTCCAGAACTACGCCCTCTACCCGCACATGACGGTGGAGGAGAACCTGGCGTTCGGCCTCAAGCTTCGCAAGATGCCCAAGGCCGAGATCGCCAAGCGCGTTCAGGAGGCCGCCAAGATGCTCGGCCTCGACCAGTACCTCAAGCGCAAGCCCGCCGCCCTGTCCGGCGGCCAGCGCCAGCGCGTCGCGATGGGCCGCGCGATCGTCCGCGAGCCGCAGGCGTTCCTCATGGACGAGCCGCTGTCCAACCTGGACGCCAAGCTCCGCGTCTCCATGCGCGCCTCGCTCAACACTTTGCACGAGCGCCTCGGCGTCACCACGGTGTACGTCACCCACGACCAGGTCGAGGCCATGACCCTCGGCGACCGGGTCTGCGTGCTGCGCGACGGCATCCTGCAGCAGGTCGACACCCCGCAGAACCTCTTCGACAGCCCGGTCAACCTGTTCGTCGCCGGCTTCATGGGCTCCCCGTCCATGAACTTCGTCAACGCCGAGCTCGTGCGCGGCGACGGCGGCGCCGCCGTGGTGTTCGGCGGCCACCGGCTCCCGGTGCCCGACTCGACGTTCGCCGAGAAGCCGGGCCTTGACCAGTACCTGGGCAAGAAGCTGATCCTCGGCATCCGCCCCTCCGACTTCGAGGACGCCGCGGCGGCCAACGGCGGCGCCGGCGGCTGGGCGCGCTTCCCCGCCCGCGCGGAGGTCACCGAGGAGCTGGGCAGCGAGATCAACGTGCTGTTCCTCATCGACGCCCCGCCGGTCGAGCACCGCGACACCGTCGCCGCCCAGGACAACGAGGACGACGAGGCCGCGCTGCCCCTGGTCGGCGACAAGTCGCTGTGGACCGCCCGCGTGAACTCCCGCAGCCACGTCCGCCCCGGCCAGAACATCGAGCTCGCCGTGGACGTCCACAACCTGCACTTCTTCGACACCGACAGCGGCCTGGCCGTCGGCCACCCCGCCAACGTCGGCCGCTGAGGCGCTACAGACCACTTCTCCATCCCTGCGGAGAGCCCCCGCCGTGTACCCCTCCCACGGCGGGGGCTCTTCGCGTTCAAGGAAGGCGGAACGGGAAGGCGATGGTTCCGCAAAACCGGTGCGCCGGACGCCTGACGTCCCGCTTAGGTGCATAGAACGGTTGCGTCGACATCTCGCTCGGCTTACGGGCGATGTCTCCCACAGCCGGAAACGCGCCCATCGGAGAGTCTGAATGGCTGGGAAACGCACCATACCTATGTTTGTGGCATTGATTCTGACCGGGGTGACCGGGTCGGGAACCGCGTCGGCGGCAACCGTCGTCACCGCGTCGGCCGCCGCGGGGCCCGTCGCGCACGTGGAGCAGTCCGTGTCCCGTGTCCCGGCCGTGCCTCCGAACGCACCGAGGAATCTGCGGCTCGTCCAGATCACCGCCAACCTCATCAGGCTGCGGTGGGATCCGCCCGGGGGCGACCCTTACCCGCCGCGCCCCGGCGTGGTCGCCTACGACATCTACGCCACCGGCTCGCCGTTCCGGCTGATCGCCACGGTGCCCGGCACCGTCCTGACCTACCTGAACCGGCGCCGGTTCTGCGACACGGTCTCGTACTTCGTCAGGGCACGGAACGCGGCGGGCGAAGTGTCGGCGCCGAGCAACGTCGTCACCCGCCACCGCTCGGAATGCAAGCGGCACCATGACGAGGACGCCGTGGACGACGAGTTCGACGCCAGGAACAAGAAGGACGATGTCGTCGACGACAGGCACCACCACGACTCCGGGAACGACCAGGAGATCATCAGGGCCGACAAGGTGCTCGCCCTTGAAGACTCCTCCAACGGCGGCGGCGGAGGCCACGAGTCCGACCACCACGAGGGACACGGGGGCGCGGGCGCGGAGGCGCACGCGGCCGGCGGACCGAAGGCCGGCGGCGAGGAGCACGCGGCCGAGCAGCACGCCGGCAAGCAGCTCCCCTTCACCGGCGCGCCCGTGGCCGCGCTGGCCGGAGTCGGCGGGGCCCTGCTGGTCTCCGGAGCCGCCGGTGTCCTGATCTCCATGCGGCGCCGCCGATCCACTGGTGCG
The Sphaerisporangium krabiense genome window above contains:
- a CDS encoding LacI family DNA-binding transcriptional regulator, whose amino-acid sequence is MRMSEQRRTTIKDVAEAAEVGVATVSRVLSGGSASPATREKVLAAAARLDYRPSALGRNLRRRRTGGIGLLVPDITDTFYARLADGVLTCAQAAGEPVMIGATRDDPEREAELIGSLIEESVERVIAVPSGDGEMWGPAFRAGLSVVFAERPVRGREDVPAVVADDRSGMRTAVEYLAGLGHRRVAFLARHGQEQRVRGFREAMAALGLPVEEELIVRARATRDSAYAAAAGLLQHRTDLTAVLAGGNMLGEAAVLAARELDLRVPRDVSLIMFDDVPWAELCSPPLTVISQPAQDMGYRAAELVLREGRRTRGVTLPTELIVRGSCAARR
- a CDS encoding ABC transporter ATP-binding protein is translated as MASIVLRNVDKIYAGGVKAVNGLNLEIRDGEFMVLVGPSGCGKSTALRMIAGLEDISGGEISIGDRVVNHLPPKDRDIAMVFQNYALYPHMTVEENLAFGLKLRKMPKAEIAKRVQEAAKMLGLDQYLKRKPAALSGGQRQRVAMGRAIVREPQAFLMDEPLSNLDAKLRVSMRASLNTLHERLGVTTVYVTHDQVEAMTLGDRVCVLRDGILQQVDTPQNLFDSPVNLFVAGFMGSPSMNFVNAELVRGDGGAAVVFGGHRLPVPDSTFAEKPGLDQYLGKKLILGIRPSDFEDAAAANGGAGGWARFPARAEVTEELGSEINVLFLIDAPPVEHRDTVAAQDNEDDEAALPLVGDKSLWTARVNSRSHVRPGQNIELAVDVHNLHFFDTDSGLAVGHPANVGR
- a CDS encoding fibronectin type III domain-containing protein, producing the protein MALILTGVTGSGTASAATVVTASAAAGPVAHVEQSVSRVPAVPPNAPRNLRLVQITANLIRLRWDPPGGDPYPPRPGVVAYDIYATGSPFRLIATVPGTVLTYLNRRRFCDTVSYFVRARNAAGEVSAPSNVVTRHRSECKRHHDEDAVDDEFDARNKKDDVVDDRHHHDSGNDQEIIRADKVLALEDSSNGGGGGHESDHHEGHGGAGAEAHAAGGPKAGGEEHAAEQHAGKQLPFTGAPVAALAGVGGALLVSGAAGVLISMRRRRSTGAR